From the bacterium genome, one window contains:
- a CDS encoding TetR/AcrR family transcriptional regulator produces MGQHLDKEHRRLQLMEAALSAFGKKGYHDTQVSDIIAQAKVARGTFYLYFDGKREIFTAIIAKIFGDLAQQIQALPLHAVEEIPRQILGNLRRVTALLLKNPLYIKLVFSDAVGLDSEFDTQIRQFYELILDYLRRGLKQGQKMGFVREADVHVLAVGVLGSIKEVFYQYVLGTDRPSAAEIEREIYTFVINGIISPALRPHVQNILKTLDEESVAKVVGKK; encoded by the coding sequence ATGGGCCAGCATTTGGACAAAGAGCATCGGCGGCTCCAGCTGATGGAAGCCGCGCTGAGCGCCTTCGGCAAGAAGGGCTACCACGACACCCAGGTCTCGGACATCATCGCCCAGGCCAAGGTCGCCCGCGGCACCTTCTATCTCTACTTCGACGGCAAGCGCGAAATCTTCACCGCGATCATCGCCAAGATCTTCGGCGACTTGGCCCAGCAGATCCAGGCCCTGCCGCTCCATGCCGTCGAGGAAATTCCCCGCCAGATCCTGGGCAACCTTCGCCGGGTCACCGCCTTGCTGCTCAAAAATCCGCTCTACATCAAATTGGTGTTCAGCGACGCGGTCGGCTTGGACTCGGAGTTCGACACCCAGATCCGCCAATTTTACGAGTTGATCCTCGACTACCTGCGCCGCGGCTTGAAGCAGGGCCAGAAGATGGGCTTCGTCCGCGAGGCCGATGTGCACGTCCTGGCGGTCGGCGTTTTGGGCAGCATCAAGGAAGTTTTCTACCAATACGTCCTGGGCACCGACCGGCCCAGCGCGGCCGAGATCGAGCGCGAGATCTACACCTTCGTCATCAACGGCATCATCAGCCCGGCGCTGCGGCCCCATGTGCAGAACATCCTGAAGACCCTCGATGAAGAGAGCGTGGCCAAGGTAGTCGGCAAGAAGTAG
- a CDS encoding FAD-binding oxidoreductase: MSESFRDEESLDVWGFRDTAFQIKGNGSVELTGNRYSLSGQELPSLLPWVSDVMEVPIRPDDIHQPHYPTEIPAPKNHPALLAELRLFLQEDQLSQDPKIRLRHGHGHTQEEMFAIKYGKLGRIPDLVVFPTEEEQVERLVQAASNHDACVIPFGGGTSVTEALRCPEGEERFIVSVDMRRMNRILWVDPVNRMACIQAGAVGRHIQEQLKAQGFTLGHEPDSVEFSTLGGWIATHASGMKKNKYGNIEDIILDMSVVTAAGTLRRSAAQPRESVGSDPRLWLFGSEGSLGIVTSAVVKLFPLPEVQRYGSILFPTFHNGVEFLYQLSQTDKIPASIRLVDNLQFQFSMALKPKATGLKALKSKLEKFFVTKLKGFDPQKMVACTIVFEGRKSEVAAQEKEVYALAKKQGGMKAGAENGKRGYQLTFGIAYIRDFVMKHYFLAESFETSVPWSKAEELCEKVKANLFAEYARRGLPGKPFITCRVTQVYETGVCVYFYFGYYYKGVEHPSEVYAELETFAREEILKQGGSLSHHHGIGKLRQRFLPKIKSPAMLAWVGAAKRALDPQNVFGSDNQGLGETAAGLKPLATGSIPVARGFSPASLERKRG; the protein is encoded by the coding sequence ATGTCGGAATCGTTTCGCGACGAAGAGAGCTTGGACGTCTGGGGTTTTAGGGACACCGCCTTTCAAATCAAGGGCAACGGCAGTGTCGAGCTGACCGGAAATCGCTACTCGCTCTCCGGCCAAGAGCTGCCCTCGCTGCTCCCTTGGGTCAGCGACGTGATGGAAGTTCCGATTCGACCCGACGACATCCATCAGCCCCATTATCCGACCGAGATTCCCGCTCCCAAGAACCATCCGGCCCTGCTCGCCGAGCTCAGGCTCTTCCTCCAGGAAGACCAGCTCAGCCAAGATCCCAAAATTCGCCTGCGCCACGGCCACGGCCACACTCAGGAAGAGATGTTCGCGATCAAATACGGCAAGCTCGGCCGCATTCCCGACCTGGTGGTCTTTCCGACCGAGGAGGAGCAGGTCGAGCGCCTGGTCCAGGCCGCCTCGAATCATGATGCCTGCGTGATCCCTTTCGGCGGCGGCACCTCGGTGACCGAAGCCCTGCGCTGCCCCGAAGGCGAAGAGCGCTTCATCGTCTCGGTCGACATGCGGCGGATGAACCGCATTCTCTGGGTCGATCCGGTCAACCGCATGGCCTGCATCCAGGCCGGCGCGGTCGGCCGCCATATCCAGGAACAGCTCAAGGCCCAGGGCTTCACCCTCGGCCATGAGCCCGACTCGGTCGAATTCTCGACCTTGGGCGGCTGGATCGCCACCCATGCCAGCGGAATGAAGAAGAACAAGTACGGCAACATCGAGGACATCATCCTCGACATGAGCGTCGTCACCGCCGCCGGCACCCTGCGGCGGAGCGCGGCCCAGCCCCGCGAATCGGTGGGCAGCGATCCCCGGCTCTGGCTCTTCGGCTCCGAAGGCAGCCTCGGCATCGTCACCTCGGCGGTGGTGAAGCTCTTCCCGCTGCCCGAAGTCCAGCGCTACGGCTCGATCCTCTTTCCGACCTTCCACAACGGCGTCGAGTTTCTCTACCAACTGAGCCAGACCGACAAGATTCCGGCCAGCATCCGACTGGTCGACAATCTCCAATTCCAATTCAGCATGGCGCTGAAGCCCAAGGCGACCGGGCTCAAGGCCTTGAAGAGCAAGCTCGAGAAATTCTTCGTGACCAAGCTCAAGGGCTTCGATCCGCAGAAGATGGTCGCCTGCACCATCGTCTTCGAGGGCCGGAAGTCGGAGGTCGCGGCCCAGGAGAAGGAAGTCTACGCCCTGGCCAAGAAGCAGGGCGGAATGAAGGCCGGAGCCGAGAACGGCAAGCGCGGCTACCAGCTCACCTTCGGCATCGCCTACATCCGCGATTTCGTGATGAAGCATTATTTCCTGGCCGAGTCCTTCGAGACTTCGGTGCCCTGGAGCAAGGCCGAGGAGCTTTGCGAAAAGGTGAAGGCGAATCTCTTCGCCGAATACGCCCGGCGCGGCCTTCCCGGCAAGCCCTTCATCACCTGCCGGGTCACCCAGGTCTACGAGACCGGCGTCTGCGTCTATTTTTACTTCGGCTACTACTACAAGGGAGTCGAGCATCCCTCCGAGGTCTATGCCGAGCTCGAAACTTTCGCCCGCGAGGAAATACTCAAGCAGGGCGGCTCGCTCTCCCATCACCACGGCATCGGCAAGCTGCGCCAGCGCTTCCTGCCCAAGATCAAGTCGCCGGCGATGCTGGCCTGGGTCGGCGCCGCCAAGCGGGCCCTCGACCCCCAAAACGTCTTCGGGAGCGACAATCAAGGTTTGGGCGAAACAGCGGCGGGGCTAAAGCCCCTTGCTACGGGATCTATCCCTGTAGCAAGGGGCTTTAGCCCCGCTTCCCTGGAAAGGAAACGAGGTTAA